Proteins from a single region of Haloplanus sp. GDY1:
- a CDS encoding DUF7504 family protein has translation MVYRWRCRHCEFTVWGAEGSAVAGTVEDHLLDHHRSNVRHDDLRTEWRCPYCDKRHERYGDEGDEAVEAFAEHLFGHVESLVETGVHVADDVGGTGNVLVVAPFDGAAVDNARAHFLSRGDMVILVTASPVDRLRLIDRELDSWPARTTVLTTAERPSDGVADLDLSGVPVDFVTLDKGIDLSGVGETIARALRDHEAMTGHLSVEFDILPELVEKFDLRTVFKFVHLLSSRLEGVDALSHYYVDPGRTQTATINVLEQSFDMSIRATGETFTSEPAPD, from the coding sequence ATGGTCTACCGTTGGCGGTGTCGGCACTGCGAGTTCACGGTCTGGGGGGCCGAGGGGTCGGCCGTCGCCGGGACCGTCGAAGATCACCTCCTCGATCACCACCGGTCGAACGTTCGGCACGACGACCTGCGGACGGAGTGGCGCTGTCCGTACTGTGACAAGCGACACGAGCGGTACGGCGACGAGGGCGACGAGGCCGTCGAGGCGTTCGCGGAGCATCTCTTCGGACACGTCGAGAGCCTCGTGGAGACCGGCGTCCACGTCGCCGACGACGTCGGCGGCACCGGCAACGTGCTGGTCGTCGCCCCCTTCGACGGGGCCGCGGTGGACAACGCCCGGGCGCACTTCCTCTCCCGGGGGGACATGGTGATCCTCGTCACGGCGTCGCCGGTCGACCGACTCCGGCTGATCGACCGCGAACTCGACTCCTGGCCGGCGCGAACGACCGTCCTCACCACGGCCGAGCGGCCGTCCGACGGCGTCGCCGACCTCGATCTCTCGGGGGTGCCCGTCGACTTCGTCACCCTGGACAAGGGCATCGATCTGAGCGGCGTCGGCGAGACCATCGCCCGCGCTCTGAGGGATCACGAGGCGATGACCGGCCACCTCTCCGTCGAGTTCGACATCCTCCCGGAACTCGTCGAGAAGTTCGACCTCCGGACCGTGTTCAAGTTCGTCCACCTCCTCTCCTCGCGGCTGGAGGGGGTCGACGCGCTCTCGCATTACTACGTCGACCCGGGACGGACACAGACGGCGACGATCAACGTCCTCGAACAGTCCTTCGACATGTCGATCCGGGCGACGGGCGAGACGTTCACCTCGGAGCCCGCGCCGGACTGA
- a CDS encoding CheF family chemotaxis protein has translation MSERVVADFVGRFYLTDMGRSEPVRGRIMLSPKRLVLAGDGHEVTIPMGAMFDVAVGHVPPEMREFFSDTVTLAYNTDDGRRMAVVEGEADTIEKFATVLFKAHLNGQEVTVEHPARRGGRVVDTPARQARLSVDGGTLAFRSGDGRFTIDLETVTDFERDRRTIDGSSRVALSVRHVPDTTALVSVIALSSKRVLNLLGRYLRLEYSDVVEDLSEVSLSDEEMQVLLAIYSAGSGVDPLEVVAADASRTTMVLNGLREKGLVVDGEEGTELTPKGRVVVNSRLEEVNS, from the coding sequence GTGAGCGAGCGCGTCGTCGCCGACTTCGTCGGTCGGTTCTACCTGACCGACATGGGTCGGAGCGAACCGGTGCGCGGTCGGATCATGCTGAGCCCCAAGCGGCTCGTGCTGGCCGGCGACGGCCACGAGGTGACGATTCCGATGGGGGCGATGTTCGACGTGGCCGTCGGGCACGTCCCCCCGGAGATGCGGGAGTTCTTCAGCGACACCGTGACCCTCGCCTACAACACCGACGACGGCCGTCGGATGGCCGTCGTCGAGGGCGAGGCCGACACCATCGAGAAGTTCGCGACGGTCCTGTTCAAGGCCCACCTCAACGGACAGGAGGTGACGGTCGAACACCCCGCACGGCGCGGGGGACGAGTGGTCGACACGCCGGCCAGGCAGGCGCGGCTCTCCGTCGACGGCGGGACGCTCGCCTTCCGGAGCGGCGACGGCCGGTTCACCATCGACCTCGAGACGGTGACGGACTTCGAGCGGGACCGGCGGACGATAGACGGCTCTTCCCGTGTCGCCCTCTCGGTCCGTCACGTGCCCGACACCACGGCGCTCGTCTCCGTGATCGCGCTCTCTTCCAAGCGGGTGTTGAACCTCCTCGGACGCTACCTCCGACTGGAGTACAGCGACGTCGTCGAGGACCTCTCCGAGGTGTCGCTCTCCGACGAGGAGATGCAGGTGTTGCTCGCCATCTACTCCGCGGGCTCGGGCGTCGACCCGCTCGAGGTGGTCGCCGCGGACGCGAGCCGGACGACGATGGTCCTCAACGGGCTCCGGGAGAAGGGGCTCGTCGTCGACGGCGAGGAGGGAACGGAACTGACGCCGAAGGGGCGGGTCGTGGTCAACAGTCGGCTGGAGGAGGTCAACTCGTGA
- the flaJ gene encoding archaellar assembly protein FlaJ gives MASEPAAPNETEFTASDTIASVVEAYDRMDMELPRYLIFIVLPSAVFFVGTVAVAVFVALPLSIRLPIPLLGGLVLVAAVAYPKLLVSQERVEMENQYHLLMTHMTVLSTTNIDRMEVFRKLADEEEYGALSTEVNRVVQLVDTWNQSLDDACRRRARRIPSEPLSDFFERLAYTVNAGQDLSEFLLSEQQVMIQNYVTMYESTLDNLEVMKDLYLSMVLSMTFALVFAIVLPILTGTNPSMTVAAVIVLYGFVQTGFFLVIRTLTPYDPIWYHPDEIRPDGEARMVASLAAGALLSAILIVLVAGDLFGSLPGLTDFLPISSLPRPLYVAIPVTPLAIPGVVFRMHEQRIKARDDEFPSFIRALGASETAKQSTTTAVLKTLRKKDFGPLTRDVDDLFKRLNMRLEPDRAWEYFTANTRSYLIQKFSEMYLVGRQMGGEPKQLGELISENMNHVNQLREQREQATVTMIGLLYGITAASSFAFFIGYKIVDILAGMSLDLTSTSQFSAGQLIHTEVYDLPFIQFLLLSVVLINALLSALMIRTVDGGHKANALLHFVALTWIGCLVAVLTMSVVGGLLNV, from the coding sequence ATGGCATCCGAACCAGCCGCGCCGAACGAGACGGAGTTCACCGCCTCCGACACCATCGCCTCGGTCGTCGAGGCCTACGATCGCATGGACATGGAGCTGCCGCGGTACCTCATTTTCATCGTCCTCCCGTCGGCGGTGTTTTTCGTCGGCACCGTCGCCGTCGCCGTCTTCGTCGCGCTGCCGCTCTCGATCCGCCTCCCGATCCCCCTCCTCGGCGGGCTCGTCCTCGTCGCGGCCGTCGCCTATCCGAAACTCCTCGTCAGTCAGGAGCGCGTCGAGATGGAGAACCAGTACCACCTCCTGATGACGCACATGACCGTACTGTCGACGACGAACATCGACCGCATGGAGGTGTTCCGGAAACTGGCCGACGAGGAGGAGTACGGCGCGCTGTCGACGGAGGTCAACCGCGTCGTTCAACTGGTCGACACGTGGAACCAGAGCCTCGACGACGCCTGCCGCCGCCGCGCCCGCCGCATCCCCAGCGAACCGCTCTCGGACTTCTTCGAGCGTCTCGCCTACACCGTCAACGCCGGGCAGGACCTCAGCGAGTTCCTCCTCAGCGAACAGCAGGTGATGATCCAGAACTACGTGACGATGTACGAGAGCACGCTCGACAACCTCGAAGTCATGAAGGACCTCTACCTGTCGATGGTGCTCTCGATGACGTTCGCCCTCGTCTTCGCCATCGTCCTCCCGATCCTCACCGGGACGAACCCGAGCATGACCGTCGCCGCCGTCATCGTGCTCTACGGGTTCGTCCAGACCGGCTTCTTCCTCGTCATCCGGACGCTCACGCCGTACGACCCGATCTGGTATCACCCCGACGAGATCCGTCCCGACGGCGAGGCGCGGATGGTCGCCAGTCTCGCCGCCGGCGCCCTGCTCTCGGCTATCCTGATCGTCCTCGTCGCGGGCGACCTCTTCGGCTCCCTCCCCGGCTTGACCGACTTCCTCCCCATCTCGTCGCTCCCCCGCCCGCTCTACGTGGCGATTCCCGTCACCCCGCTGGCGATTCCCGGCGTCGTGTTCCGGATGCACGAACAGCGCATCAAGGCCCGCGACGACGAGTTCCCGAGTTTCATCCGGGCGCTCGGCGCGAGCGAGACGGCCAAACAGTCCACCACCACGGCGGTCCTCAAGACCCTCCGCAAGAAGGACTTCGGGCCGCTGACCCGCGACGTCGACGACCTGTTCAAGCGGCTGAACATGCGGTTGGAGCCGGACCGGGCCTGGGAGTATTTCACCGCCAACACCCGGTCGTACCTCATCCAGAAGTTCAGCGAGATGTACCTCGTCGGCAGACAGATGGGGGGCGAGCCCAAACAGCTGGGCGAACTCATCAGCGAGAACATGAATCACGTCAACCAGCTCCGGGAGCAACGGGAGCAGGCGACGGTCACGATGATCGGCCTGCTGTACGGCATCACGGCCGCGTCCTCCTTCGCCTTCTTCATCGGGTACAAGATCGTCGACATCCTCGCGGGCATGTCGCTCGACCTCACCTCGACCTCCCAGTTCAGCGCCGGCCAGCTCATCCACACCGAGGTGTACGACCTCCCGTTCATCCAGTTTCTCCTGCTCAGCGTGGTCCTGATCAACGCCCTCCTCTCCGCGCTCATGATCCGCACCGTCGACGGCGGCCACAAGGCCAACGCGCTCCTCCATTTCGTGGCGCTGACCTGGATCGGCTGTCTGGTCGCCGTCCTGACCATGTCCGTCGTGGGAGGGCTGTTGAATGTGTGA
- a CDS encoding type II/IV secretion system ATPase subunit, producing the protein MTELGTATPSDELKQIAAQRPHLRDHLKKFKQITGEFPLLIDEPTSEYETNRPNVLYPIGGPIYCHIYGDLGQDMKYYAIEPSLSGEEQSLFGKIRDELLDRSVTKDVPEEESEYDDRIEELLQETTTIERDRSGLRYWIDRLKRFLGLGDYRVSEQTYENIRYRLNRDIVGLGPLEPVMRDPANEDIHVIGPHQCYVDHGTYGLIETTVDFGTPEQFDSWIRSMGERIGDPVSDSNPIVDSTLPDGSRLNVIYSDDVSVQGPSLTIRQGDETPLSIMQITKWGTLSPELVAYLWLCLENEQTVFVVGETASGKTTTLNAIMSFIPRDSKIYTAEDTAEVLPPHDTWQQLLTREGGGEEDSDVDMFDLVAAALRSRPDYIIVGEVRGEEGRMAFQAAQTGHPVMLTFHASDIVSMIQRFTGDPINVPETFMDNADVALFQNRVKQGDDVLRRVTSVQEIEGYSKEMDGVVTRQVFNWDPVEDEIVFQGMNNSYVLEEQIATLLGYADTREIYDDLDFRAGLVERMIEENILGYHEVNEAIKSFQRDGIEGLPFDIHR; encoded by the coding sequence ATGACGGAACTCGGAACCGCCACTCCCTCGGACGAACTGAAACAGATCGCGGCCCAGCGCCCGCACCTCCGCGACCACCTGAAGAAGTTCAAGCAGATCACCGGCGAGTTCCCCCTCCTCATCGACGAACCCACGAGCGAGTACGAGACCAACCGGCCGAACGTCCTCTACCCCATCGGCGGGCCCATCTACTGTCACATCTACGGCGACCTGGGACAGGACATGAAGTACTACGCCATCGAGCCCTCGCTCTCGGGCGAGGAGCAGAGCCTGTTCGGGAAGATCCGCGACGAACTCCTGGATCGCAGCGTCACCAAGGACGTCCCCGAGGAGGAGTCGGAGTACGACGACCGCATCGAGGAACTCCTCCAGGAGACGACCACCATCGAGCGGGACCGCAGCGGCTTGCGCTACTGGATCGACCGCCTCAAGCGGTTCCTCGGCCTCGGGGACTATCGCGTCAGCGAGCAGACCTACGAGAACATCCGCTACCGGCTCAACCGCGACATCGTCGGTCTCGGACCGCTGGAACCGGTGATGCGTGACCCGGCCAACGAGGACATCCACGTCATCGGCCCCCACCAGTGTTACGTCGACCACGGCACCTACGGCCTGATCGAGACCACCGTCGACTTCGGCACGCCCGAACAGTTCGACTCCTGGATCCGGAGCATGGGCGAACGCATCGGCGACCCCGTCTCCGACTCCAACCCCATCGTCGACTCGACGCTGCCCGACGGCTCCCGGCTGAACGTCATCTACTCCGACGACGTGAGCGTCCAGGGGCCGAGCCTCACGATCCGGCAGGGCGACGAGACGCCCCTCTCGATCATGCAGATCACCAAGTGGGGGACGCTCTCGCCGGAACTCGTCGCCTACCTGTGGCTCTGTCTGGAGAACGAACAGACGGTGTTCGTCGTCGGCGAGACGGCCTCGGGGAAGACGACGACGCTCAACGCCATCATGTCGTTCATCCCCCGGGACTCGAAGATCTACACCGCGGAGGACACCGCCGAGGTGCTCCCGCCCCACGACACCTGGCAGCAGTTGCTCACCCGCGAGGGCGGCGGCGAGGAGGACTCCGACGTCGACATGTTCGACCTCGTGGCGGCGGCGCTGCGCTCCCGCCCCGACTACATCATCGTGGGCGAGGTCCGCGGCGAGGAGGGCCGGATGGCCTTCCAGGCCGCCCAGACCGGTCACCCGGTCATGCTGACCTTCCACGCCAGCGACATCGTCTCGATGATCCAGCGGTTCACCGGCGATCCGATCAACGTCCCCGAGACGTTCATGGACAACGCCGACGTGGCGCTGTTCCAGAACCGCGTCAAGCAGGGCGACGACGTCCTCCGTCGTGTGACGAGCGTGCAGGAGATCGAGGGGTACTCGAAGGAGATGGACGGCGTCGTCACCCGGCAGGTGTTCAACTGGGATCCCGTCGAGGACGAAATCGTCTTCCAGGGGATGAACAACTCCTACGTCCTGGAGGAACAGATCGCGACGCTGCTCGGCTACGCCGACACCCGGGAGATATACGACGACCTGGATTTCCGCGCCGGACTCGTCGAGCGCATGATCGAGGAAAACATCCTCGGCTACCACGAGGTCAACGAGGCGATCAAGTCCTTCCAGCGCGACGGCATCGAGGGGCTCCCCTTCGACATCCATCGATAA
- a CDS encoding ATPase domain-containing protein has protein sequence MSGTGSNLLSLGLEDHDRLNKELGGGIPRGSIVLAEGDYGAGKSALSQRFTYGFCEEGHSVTFLSTELTVRGFIDQMHSLSYDMVDHLLDENVLFLHADFDTGGTLSDEGEGERKELLKRLMNAETMWNSDVVVIDTFDAILRNDPKFEALVRQNEERQAALEIIGFFRDVISQGKVIVLTVDPSTVDEEAIGPFRSIADVFLELEMVEVGNDVRRQIAVKRFAGMGQQVGDTIGYSVRSGTGIVIESRSVA, from the coding sequence ATGAGCGGCACCGGCTCGAACCTGCTGTCGCTCGGACTGGAGGATCACGACCGTCTCAACAAGGAACTCGGCGGGGGAATCCCCCGCGGGAGCATCGTCCTCGCCGAGGGCGACTACGGGGCCGGCAAGAGCGCGCTGTCCCAGCGGTTCACGTACGGGTTCTGCGAGGAGGGACACTCCGTGACCTTCCTGTCGACGGAGCTGACGGTCCGCGGGTTCATCGACCAGATGCACTCGCTGTCCTACGACATGGTCGATCACCTGCTGGACGAGAACGTCCTCTTCCTGCACGCCGACTTCGACACCGGCGGCACCCTCTCCGACGAGGGCGAGGGCGAGCGCAAGGAGCTCCTCAAGCGGCTGATGAACGCGGAGACGATGTGGAACTCGGACGTCGTCGTCATCGACACGTTCGACGCCATCCTCCGCAACGACCCCAAGTTCGAGGCGCTGGTCCGGCAGAACGAGGAGCGACAGGCCGCCCTCGAGATCATCGGCTTCTTCCGGGACGTCATCTCCCAGGGGAAGGTCATCGTGTTGACCGTCGACCCCTCGACGGTCGACGAGGAGGCCATCGGTCCCTTCCGATCCATCGCCGACGTGTTCCTCGAACTGGAGATGGTCGAGGTCGGCAACGACGTCCGCCGACAGATCGCCGTCAAGCGGTTCGCCGGCATGGGACAGCAGGTCGGAGACACCATCGGCTACTCCGTCCGCTCCGGGACGGGCATCGTCATCGAGAGCCGGAGCGTCGCATAG
- a CDS encoding flagellar protein G: MASVSASHLILFIASLVIAAGVAGTFTQGISRLSQGIDDQSLEVSEEVRTDIEVISDAGSPVYNNSSKTVTLLVKNTGTAAIPADDRFIDILVDGRYRTNVTVTVVDGAEWRPNNVVRLEIGGTDLSPGDHRAKVIVNGDEEVFAFRV; this comes from the coding sequence ATGGCGAGCGTTTCGGCCTCCCACCTGATCCTGTTCATCGCGAGTCTGGTCATCGCCGCCGGCGTGGCCGGAACGTTCACGCAGGGCATCTCCCGACTCAGCCAGGGCATCGACGACCAGAGCCTCGAAGTCTCCGAGGAGGTGCGTACGGACATCGAGGTGATCAGCGACGCCGGCAGCCCCGTCTACAACAACTCCTCGAAGACCGTGACGCTCCTGGTGAAAAACACCGGTACGGCCGCCATCCCGGCGGACGATCGGTTCATCGACATCCTGGTCGACGGGCGGTACCGGACGAACGTCACGGTCACCGTCGTCGACGGGGCGGAGTGGCGGCCGAACAACGTCGTTCGCCTCGAAATCGGCGGGACCGACCTGTCTCCCGGCGATCACCGCGCGAAGGTCATCGTCAACGGCGACGAGGAGGTGTTCGCCTTCCGCGTATGA
- a CDS encoding FlaD/FlaE family flagellar protein encodes MELLDRLLNRDDDEGSASDGSGDDDMFFDEGDDLGGFGDDDGFDDELEFDDGGDDGGASTAELEARIDEMENEVASLSSTVSTIRSENEEISNTVEDVEENVRKLLDIYEMVTRGVNPFVDDAQAGGGFDGGAGDSLGLFEDTDEEDDEELDDDIAGADAEDFFDDDFLDEGGDDLDDFDDGDFDEPTTQDTMADDSDDSDDSGKSFEELKNEYESGEADWADEDDGAATNGDGEDAFASDGEDAVDDGFAADTTDDGDDAFDEIAGFDEADDVDDVDDFDEPDDVDDPAPDPEPASIDGPPDDAPQAAADPTGGDAAAADQARTDADGAGDLQFAANTLMDGSDAAVTRPYLETLPSGYVGDLLVMEWLEYLVEEGDVADAARAVEYYRRIRWLGEDAADELHDFLVGFGEVDDDVTGAPTTLSIDHHVASLRYISRLTGSTADSIVFECWSGGGGVPFGL; translated from the coding sequence ATGGAGCTTCTAGATCGGCTCCTGAACCGCGACGACGACGAGGGGTCGGCGAGCGACGGGTCCGGCGACGACGACATGTTCTTCGACGAGGGGGACGACCTCGGCGGGTTCGGGGACGACGACGGCTTCGACGACGAACTCGAGTTCGACGATGGGGGCGACGACGGGGGCGCCTCGACCGCCGAACTCGAGGCCCGGATCGACGAGATGGAAAACGAGGTCGCGAGCCTCTCCTCGACGGTGAGCACCATCCGCAGCGAGAACGAGGAGATCAGCAACACCGTCGAGGACGTGGAGGAGAACGTCCGCAAACTGCTCGACATCTACGAGATGGTGACCCGCGGCGTCAACCCGTTCGTCGACGACGCCCAGGCCGGGGGCGGGTTCGACGGCGGCGCCGGCGACTCGCTCGGCCTCTTCGAGGACACCGACGAGGAGGACGACGAGGAACTGGACGACGACATCGCGGGCGCCGACGCCGAGGACTTCTTCGACGACGACTTCCTGGACGAGGGTGGCGACGACCTCGACGACTTCGACGACGGCGACTTCGACGAACCGACCACTCAGGATACCATGGCCGACGATTCCGACGACTCCGACGACTCGGGGAAATCGTTCGAGGAACTGAAAAACGAGTACGAGAGCGGCGAGGCCGACTGGGCCGACGAGGACGACGGCGCGGCGACCAACGGCGACGGCGAGGACGCCTTCGCCTCCGACGGCGAGGACGCCGTCGACGACGGGTTCGCCGCCGATACCACCGACGATGGCGACGACGCGTTCGACGAGATAGCGGGCTTCGACGAGGCAGACGACGTCGACGACGTGGACGACTTTGACGAACCGGACGACGTCGACGACCCGGCTCCGGATCCGGAGCCGGCCTCCATCGACGGACCGCCGGACGACGCCCCCCAGGCGGCCGCCGATCCGACCGGTGGCGATGCCGCGGCCGCGGACCAGGCGCGAACGGACGCCGACGGCGCCGGCGACCTGCAGTTCGCGGCCAACACGCTGATGGACGGGTCGGACGCCGCGGTCACGAGGCCGTACCTCGAAACCCTGCCGTCCGGCTACGTCGGCGATCTACTCGTGATGGAGTGGCTCGAGTACCTGGTCGAGGAGGGCGACGTGGCCGACGCCGCCCGGGCGGTGGAGTACTACCGGCGCATCCGGTGGCTCGGCGAGGACGCGGCGGACGAACTGCACGACTTCCTCGTCGGCTTCGGCGAGGTGGACGACGACGTGACGGGTGCGCCGACGACCCTCTCCATCGACCACCACGTCGCCAGCCTCCGATACATCAGTCGGCTCACCGGTTCGACCGCCGATTCCATCGTCTTCGAGTGCTGGAGCGGTGGCGGGGGGGTCCCGTTTGGGCTTTAG